One window from the genome of Diorhabda sublineata isolate icDioSubl1.1 chromosome 10, icDioSubl1.1, whole genome shotgun sequence encodes:
- the LOC130449938 gene encoding NADH dehydrogenase [ubiquinone] 1 alpha subcomplex subunit 10, mitochondrial, whose protein sequence is MSTFVRVGWTRFNQGVTRNLNKSRNVTLIRTITSKSTRSGEDHPTKPAPWPYQEKSFNLFHYLYDKTTSRFDENSKIIVVEGLPATGKSKFAKKIAEEFEMLYLPEANLDMTYINSYGFDLRKLDVQLPDSCKSWDVMDFLRNPNHRHTLRFQIQQYIVRLSQYVDALAHVFSTGQGVVLDRCVYSDFVFAEAMYSQCYINKLGRKKYYEFRDCTIGELLRPHLVIYLDVPVPKVIENIKKRAISYEKDSPVLTTKYLEVMEKQYKQNYLREIGKHAELLIYDWTNEGDVEIVVEDIERIDFNKYDSQDPNLKDWVYRLEEEWALLRHKYADKKDKIMNYCNIPCFEIPELCVEASEADTYHKVMSEAPGEKYEKGYNVNVGDGSLLFKIKSPHRETLPLTERRKV, encoded by the exons atgtctacttttgtcagagtGGGCTGGACTCGATTTAATCAAGGTGTAACTCGCAATCTGAATAAATCCCGAAATGTAACTTTAATTAGAACAATTACTAGTAAGTCCACAAGAAGCGGAGAAGACCACCCGACTAAGCCTGCACCTTGGCCCTATCAAGAAAAGAGTTTcaacttatttcattatttatatgaCAAAACTACATCTAGGTTTGATGAGAACTCTAAG attATTGTTGTTGAAGGTCTGCCCGCAACGGGCAAAtcaaaatttgctaaaaaaatagCAGAAGAATTTGAGATGCTTTATTTACCAGAAGCTAATTTAGATATGACTTATATCAATAGCTATGGTTTTGATTTAAGAAAGCTAGATGTTCAGTTACCAGATAGCTGCAAGAGTTGGGACGTTATGGATTTTTTAAGGAATCCCAATCACAGACATACTCTAAGATTTCAAATTCAGCAATATATTGTTAG ACTATCTCAATACGTCGATGCATTAGCTCATGTATTCAGCACAGGTCAGGGCGTAGTTTTAGACCGATGTGTCTATTCCGATTTTGTATTTGCTGAAGCTATGTATAGCcaatgttatataaataaattgg GTCGCAAAAAGTATTATGAATTCCGTGATTGCACTATTGGTGAACTTCTACGACCACATTTAGTAATATATTTGGATGTGCCGGTACCCAAAGTAATAGAGAATATAAAGAAACGTGCAATTAGTTATGAGAAAGATTCACCTGTTTTAACTACAAAGTATTTGGAAGTTATGGAAAaacaatacaaacaaaattatttaagagAAATTGG taaaCATGCTGAGTTGTTAATATATGATTGGACTAATGAAGGAGATGTGGAAATAGTGGTTGAAGACATTGAAAGAAtagatttcaataaatatgattcCCAAGACCCAAATTTGAAAGATTGGGTTTACAGATTGGAAGAAGAATGGGCATTATTGAGACATAA aTATGCTgataagaaagataaaattatgaattattgtaATATCCCTTGTTTCGAAATTCCGGAATTATGCGTAGAAGCTTCAGAAGCAGACACTTATCATAAAGTCATGAGCGAG gCTCCAggtgaaaaatatgaaaaaggtTACAACGTTAATGTAGGCGACGGGagtcttttatttaaaatcaaaagtcCTCATCGAGAAACTTTACCCTTAACCGAGAGAAG
- the LOC130449849 gene encoding transformer-2 protein homolog beta-like, with the protein MSDREGSRSPKAMAEREESPRNHKEKSYSRSPSRSRKIYRVGDKDRRRDDREDRDRRHKSRSRSRSNRRYKSSKYSRSRSRSGGYGRRSYSHSPMSSRKRHTGTRDNPKQSRCLGVFGLSVYTTEDELYHLMSKYGPVERVQVVIDAKTGRSRGFSFVYFENSDDAKVAKEQCTGMKLNGKSIRVDYSITERAHTPTPGIYMGKPTYKYSDRYDRRRSDRDDYYRGSRYSHRRSPSPYYSSRRKRYSRSRSYSPRRY; encoded by the coding sequence ATGAGCGACAGAGAAGGAAGTCGATCGCCAAAAGCAATGGCCGAACGTGAAGAGTCTCCCAGAAATCATAAGGAAAAAAGCTACTCTCGAAGTCCTAGTCGTAGTCGCAAAATTTACCGCGTCGGTGACAAAGATAGACGTAGAGATGATCGCGAAGATAGAGATAGAAGACACAAATCAAGAAGTCGTTCTCGCTCGAATAGACGTTATAAGTCATCAAAATATTCACGAAGTCGCTCACGCTCAGGAGGTTATGGGCGTAGATCGTACTCACACAGCCCTATGTCGAGTAGAAAACGTCATACTGGCACTAGAGACAATCCTAAACAATCGAGATGTTTGGGAGTATTCGGATTGAGTGTCTATACTACTGAGGACGAATTATATCATCTTATGTCAAAGTATGGTCCCGTAGAAAGGGTGCAAGTAGTAATTGATGCTAAAACCGGACGTTCAAGGGGATTCTCATTTGTGTATTTTGAAAACAGTGATGATGCAAAAGTAGCTAAGGAGCAGTGCACTGGCATGAAACTTAATGGAAAAAGCATCAGAGTTGATTATTCAATTACTGAAAGAGCTCATACGCCTACTCCTGGAATTTACATGGGAAAACCAACATATAAATATTCCGACCGGTACGACAGGCGCAGAAGTGACAGAGATGATTATTATAGAGGATCTCGTTACAGTCACCGACGATCACCGTCTCCATATTATAGCAGCCGAAGAAAACGTTATTCAAGATCAAGAAGTTATTCTCCACGTCGTTATTGA
- the LOC130449160 gene encoding protein timeless homolog, protein MSSLLSAEISATCNALGYFDEKTNKYYADSNTLETVKDIIRYLRRDDELHSIRRQLGDTKVLITDLLPLLKHYHEENDLFDVLLRLIMNLTTPPLLLFNFEIPTDKVVRNYYLEMEDHLKFYKEAFVDEAIWAVFSTHLSKVLEVDNSERAEENSVKIERILVLMRNVLFVSDDSIDKRPDNDASLHDQVLWALHHSGLLDIILYITTNPAEQGYFVYILEILFFMLRNQQPNELANAALQRSQREKIRDEAELVNIRHSELNIKHKKTKIYTGTRHSRFGGTFVVQSMKSINDNNLLISHKPLNKLDSINFDADKKLQKTARNRTPLLSNQVDRRSAFTIRLFLKEFCIEFLNGAYNNVMQYIKGLIARHSGDNQDESYYLWALGFFMSFNRHYKFEVKLISETLSVQTFHFVQQQCENYLDLMKTDKKKVLIWSKRLHTALLSYKELLLTLFVMDKSKDEVVTQSSKVIKSNIFYLPEYREFIITLLIMYDELQMTDLYLKDLMETQHLFLKMFEVYCKTEGTIIVKKKSKSKMKNKTGYKVRVIDLNLDDMWDEASPQISAILESGGEFLTDVPFDAASDVPLDQQKIVAMEKIQHKLRNSEYESAIGIMRAAREVWPENNSFGNDNLSSEEEFLCIREIFYADLGKNKVENTEPIEEDEYDEYDDEEVDQDYRQQEISLDFKDFVKRLVHPKIVRVCALALKNFDTNSINTNHSVLKLMHRIAFDCKYYVMMFQLSLFRTFQRMFTVKDLPQYNELIKFARYILRNFFKFAQTNPKVFIEILFWTSRKEAFEIEHGDMPNDKVTVKKWSEEEENELRTLFEEHNSKQIKEDIVDWILSNLVKQTRTRRMVLGKLRELDLIDDYKKGRISRSTNSQYWSADEEIRLRELYSEFKNSPDLLNSIMNGLITPKPKNKVIEKMLSLHLIQDKNELTKNKPLRKKGKKNTDFESDTNSLSIPTKHRNTPNQKNLTIAIATKNDIMEILLENINAGNKEPVDWLNESIFDVIEDFEENHGGIPLVPLSNMVENAMENDTFQKLLSSLGFAKPVDEQETYWRIPGYITLDTLKMFHDLITKALENNLTCDAGTKIDIDVSNTGLSLSENQTEVLNHDSDKGDQLKEQATKRSRSSSAEIESPPNKRRKSKNEN, encoded by the coding sequence ATGTCATCTTTATTATCTGCAGAAATATCAGCCACATGCAATGCATTGGGCTACTtcgatgaaaaaacaaataagtatTATGCAGACTCCAATACACTTGAAACTGTCAAAGATATAATTCGTTATTTAAGACGTGATGACGAATTGCATTCCATTCGAAGGCAACTCGGCGATACGAAAGTGTTAATAACGGATCTTTTGCCGTTATTGAAACATTATCACGAAGAGAATGATTTATTCGATGTTTTGCTTCGTCTTATTATGAATTTAACTACTCCCCCActattgttattcaattttgaaataccTACAGATAAAGTTGTTAGGAACTATTACTTAGAAATGGAAGACCATTTGAAGTTTTACAAAGAAGCGTTTGTTGATGAAGCAATATGGGCTGTTTTTAGTACACATTTGAGTAAAGTTCTGGAAGTAGATAATTCAGAACGAGCTGAAGAAAACAGTGTGAAAATAGAAAGAATTTTGGTTTTAATGAGAAATGTTCTATTCGTTTCTGATGATTCCATAGATAAAAGGCCTGACAACGACGCCAGTCTACATGATCAAGTTTTGTGGGCGCTTCATCACTCTGGGCTATTGGATATTATCTTATATATAACCACAAACCCTGCAGAACAGGGATATTTTGTctatatattagaaattttgtttttcatgttAAGAAATCAACAACCCAATGAGCTGGCAAATGCTGCTTTACAAAGGAGTCAAAGGGAAAAAATCAGAGATGAAGCAGAACTAGTAAATATAAGACACTCCGAATTGAACATTAAACACAAGAAAACAAAGATTTACACTGGTACAAGACATTCCAGGTTTGGTGGAACCTTTGTTGTACAATCCATGAAAAGTATCAACGataataatttgttgatttcTCATAAACCCCTCAATAAATTAGattctataaattttgatgccgataaaaaattgcaaaagaCTGCTAGAAATCGAACACCACTACTAAGCAACCAAGTAGACCGTAGGTCCGCATTCACCattcgattatttttgaaagaattttgtattgaatttttaaatggagCATATAATAACGTAATGCAGTATATCAAAGGTTTAATAGCTAGACATTCTGGAGACAATCAAGATGAGTCTTATTATTTATGGGCCCTTGgtttttttatgtcttttaatAGACATTATAAGTTTGAAGTAAAATTAATCAGTGAAACTTTATCAGTGCAAACTTTTCATTTCGTTCAACAACAGtgtgaaaattatttggatttaatgaaaaccgataaaaaaaaggttttaatcTGGTCAAAACGGCTACACACAGCGTTATTAAGCTATAAAGAATTGTTGCTGACTCTTTTTGTGATGGATAAATCAAAAGATGAAGTTGTAACTCAGTCTTCCAAAGTAATAAAAAGCAACATTTTTTACTTACCAGAATACAGAGAATTCATAATAACATTGTTAATAATGTATGATGAATTACAAATGACTGATCTCTACTTGAAAGATTTAATGGAAAcccaacatttatttttaaaaatgtttgagGTGTATTGCAAAACTGAAGGTACAATTATTGTGAAGAAAAAATCTAAgtcgaaaatgaaaaataagacTGGATATAAAGTTAGAGTAATAGATTTGAACCTGGACGATATGTGGGATGAAGCAAGTCCTCAAATATCCGCAATTTTAGAATCTGGGGGGGAATTTTTAACGGATGTTCCATTTGATGCAGCTTCCGATGTACCACTGGATCAACAAAAGATCGTTGCCATGGAAAAAATTCAACACAAGCTAAGAAATTCAGAATATGAAAGTGCTATAGGAATAATGAGGGCCGCTAGAGAAGTGTGGcctgaaaataattcatttggGAATGATAATTTGTCTTCTGAAGAAGAATTTCTTTGtataagagaaattttttatgcagatttaggaaaaaataaagTGGAAAATACAGAACCGAtcgaagaagatgagtatgacGAATACGATGATGAAGAAGTAGATCAAGATTACAGACAACAAGAAATCAGTTTGGATTTTAAAGATTTTGTTAAGAGGTTGGTAcatccaaaaattgttagagtTTGTGCTCTggcattaaaaaattttgatacaaactCGATAAATACAAATcattctgttttgaaattaatgCATAGAATTGCTTTTGACTGCAAATATTATGTAATGATGTTCCAACTCAGTTTATTTAGAACTTTTCAAAGGATGTTCACTGTTAAAGACTTGCCGCAATATAACGAGCTTATCAAATTTGCTAGATATATATTgagaaactttttcaaattcgcACAAACCAATCCAAAagttttcatagaaattttattttggacaTCCAGAAAAGAAGCATTTGAAATTGAACATGGAGATATGCCCAACGATAAAGTTACTGTCAAGAAATGGTCGGAAGAAGAGGAAAATGAATTGCGTACATTGTTTGAAGAGCACAATAGTAAACAAATTAAGGAAGATATCGTTGATTGGATCTTAAGTAATCTTGTGAAACAAACTAGAACAAGACGAATGGTATTGGGAAAACTAAGAGAACTTGACTTAATAGatgattataaaaaaggtaGAATATCGCGATCCACCAATTCTCAGTACTGGTCCGCAGATGAGGAAATTCGATTAAGAGAATTgtattcagagtttaaaaattctCCAGACTTACTTAATAGCATAATGAATGGATTGATCACTCCCAAACCAAAAAACAaggttattgaaaaaatgttatcaTTACACTTAATACAAGATAAAAATGAACTAACGAAAAATAAACCATTGAGAAAGAAAGGAAAAAAGAACACTGACTTTGAATCTGATACCAATAGTTTATCTATTCCCACTAAACATAGAAATACTCCAAATCAgaaaaatttgacaattgctATTGCtactaaaaatgatataatGGAGATACTTCTGGAAAATATAAATGCAGGCAATAAGGAACCAGTTGATTGGttaaatgaaagtatttttgaTGTTATAGAAGATTTTGAGGAAAATCATGGAGGAATTCCATTAGTACCGCTTTCGAATATGGTTGAGAATGCTATGGAAAATGATACTTTCCAAAAGCTGTTATCATCACTAGGATTCGCAAAACCAGTCGATGAACAAGAAACTTATTGGCGAATACCTGGTTATATCACTCTagatactttgaaaatgtttcatGATCTAATAACAAAGgcattagaaaataatttaacttgTGATGCAGGAACTAAAATTGACATAGACGTTTCTAATACAGGTTTAAGTTTAAGTGAGAATCAAACTGAGGTATTGAACCACGACAGTGATAAAGGCGATCAATTAAAAGAGCAAGCTACAAAAAGAAGTAGGTCATCATCTGCGGAGATTGAAAGCCCTCCGAACAAACGACGTAAAAGTAAAAACGAGAACTGA